From the Paenibacillus tianjinensis genome, the window AAGTTGTACGACATGATGAAGATCAATACCGGGTATACCATCATCATGAACTGCATCGGACCCTGCTGCTGAACCGGATTCATTTTGGTCATCATGCGGGTTTGCAGGAACGTAGTTGCTGCAGCCAGCAATGGCAGAATGAACAGATGGTCAGGTTTACCGAGCTGAAGCCATAAGAAAGAATGCTCCCGCAGATCAGGGTTATAATAAATCGAGTTGTAAAGCGCGATAAAAATCGGCATTTGCACAATCAGCGGCAGACAGCCTGCCATCGGGTTAACTTTGTTTTCCTGGAAAAGGCGCATCGTTTCCTGCTGTACCTTTTCGGGCTCATCTTTATATTTTTTCTTAATCTTCTCAAGTTCCGGTTGAATCGCCTGCATCGCACGCGAGCTCTTTACCTGTTTCATGGTAAGCGGCAAAATTAGCGTACGGACAATAATAACCATTACAAGAACGGCCAGTCCATATTGTCCATTAAACCACTTTGCGAACGTATCCAGGGCGATGGCGAAATAATATACTACATTACTCTGCCAAAAGCCTCCGTTTTTCAAATCCTCCGTAGTATGCGTCACTGTAGTCGACGACGGAGAGCATCCCGACAGAACAGCGATCATTAGAACCATTAACCCGAGGAGAAGAAACATTTTTCCTCGTTTAGTCTTCAATAGAGACACTTCAAAACCCCTCTCTTAAACATTCCATTGCACCGTAAATCATACCATAATTATGAATACAAATAAACAAGCCTCTTCCGCAGCCATTACTTGCGTGAGGCCTTGAGCAGCTTGGCTTTGCGCAGTACATGGAGGGCACTTTTTTCGAGCTCCGCATAATCCATGTTCAGGGCTCCTTTTCTTACGATAAATACCATATCCAG encodes:
- a CDS encoding YidC/Oxa1 family membrane protein insertase; amino-acid sequence: MSLLKTKRGKMFLLLGLMVLMIAVLSGCSPSSTTVTHTTEDLKNGGFWQSNVVYYFAIALDTFAKWFNGQYGLAVLVMVIIVRTLILPLTMKQVKSSRAMQAIQPELEKIKKKYKDEPEKVQQETMRLFQENKVNPMAGCLPLIVQMPIFIALYNSIYYNPDLREHSFLWLQLGKPDHLFILPLLAAATTFLQTRMMTKMNPVQQQGPMQFMMMVYPVLIFIMSYNFPSALPLYWFYSNLYTIIQNYFLYRNNDKTKLAVATAGTGKEVNLVKGKDTSARKDVTPAAKGNGGKAKKGAKKSK